A stretch of the Dioscorea cayenensis subsp. rotundata cultivar TDr96_F1 chromosome 4, TDr96_F1_v2_PseudoChromosome.rev07_lg8_w22 25.fasta, whole genome shotgun sequence genome encodes the following:
- the LOC120258524 gene encoding wall-associated receptor kinase 5-like — protein MYSCLLIVLKLFLFVQPCFFHLNQSIMEQDMPGTCNITNDHYPFAIPNLSALKPRTGFDIHCNSGKPMVKLGDNSFNVTDISLDGQIRIFVTAFTSRCSRISEPGPTIIPDLQGTPYTYNTTNKFTLIGCDARALIHTEAMHPIGCASFCTLEDHFIENSACTGVGCCQVPIPPGLKNFSLDFTSISDQSCGAPQNNSQVGCNKVFILDPNKFTFSRRELYSDGKQQKEVVLDWSIGNDNCDKASLNKDSFACVADNSSCSDSSDLLGYRCFCKQGFQGNPYIVDGCKDINECAEGKDDCVHKCINKIGSYECRCHFGTSGDGRRDGIGCNRIAPLDIGLGTGLGFLLILFIISSWSYWALKKQKIRRIKQKYFLQNGGLLLQQHISSQIATARIFTTEELELATDGFHGSRVLGHGGYGTVYKGILPGDMPVAIKKSKLVDETQIEQFINEVVILSQIKHKNVVKLLGCCLETQVPLLVYEFISNGTLYQHLHAVKTSAASHMNWETRLRIAVETAAALAYLHGVTSTPIIHRDVKSTNILVDDNYIAKVSDFGASRLVPHNRTHVTTVVQGTLGYLDPEYFHTGLLTDKSDVYSFGVVLVELLTRENPVSFGRAKDDGNLAFHFVTLVEENRLIEGLDKETIEEAGIMQLLAVAQLAKRCLNVKGEERPTMKEVAVELEALRRLMHQHFVQEGKVYRTSTSTSLTIYDTAMQDSMKSMESHLLSEPIIREPR, from the exons ATGTACTCTTGTCTGTTAATAGTACTGAAACTCTTCCTCTTTGTCCAACCTTGTTTCTTTCATCTGAATCAATCGATTATGGAACAAGACATGCCAGGAACGTGTAATATCACCAACGACCACTACCCGTTCGCAATCCCCAACTTGTCTGCACTGAAGCCACGGACCGGCTTCGATATACACTGCAACTCTGGCAAACCAATGGTGAAGCTCGGCGATAACTCATTCAATGTGACAGACATCTCCTTAGATGGCCAAATCCGGATCTTTGTCACAGCCTTCACCTCGAGGTGCTCCAGAATTAGCGAACCAGGCCCAACAATCATACCGGACCTCCAAGGCACGCCTTACACCTATAACACCACTAACAAGTTCACCCTCATCGGCTGCGACGCTCGTGCTCTTATCCACACTGAAGCAATGCACCCCATTGGCTGTGCATCCTTCTGCACCCTAGAGGATCACTTCATTGAAAACTCGGCATGCACCGGCGTGGGCTGTTGCCAGGTCCCCATTCCACCAGGCCTCAAAAACTTCTCTCTAGACTTCACAAGCATTTCTGACCAGTCCTGCGGAGCGCCGCAAAACAACAGCCAAGTTGGGTGCAATAAGGTCTTCATACTAGACCCAAATAAGTTCACATTCTCCAGGCGCGAGCTCTATAGTGATGGTAAGCAACAAAAGGAAGTAGTGCTGGATTGGTCCATTGGCAACGACAATTGCGACAAAGCCAGTTTAAACAAGGATTCCTTCGCCTGCGTTGCCGATAATAGCAGCTGCTCCGACTCTTCTGATTTACTTGGGTATCGCTGCTTTTGTAAACAGGGATTTCAGGGCAACCCCTACATTGTGGATGGATGCAAAG ACATTAACGAGTGCGCTGAGGGAAAGGATGACTGTGTCCATAAGTGCATAAACAAAATAGGAAGTTATGAATGCAGGTGTCATTTTGGAACTAGCGGGGATGGTAGAAGAGATGGAATTGGCTGCAATAGGATAGCTCCTCTTGATATAGGTCTTG GTACTGGGTTGGGATTCCTTCTAATCCTCTTCATAATAAGCTCCTGGTCATACTGGGCACTCAAGAAACAAAAGATCCGAAGAATCAAACAGAAGTACTTCCTTCAAAACGGAGGATTGCTGCTACAACAACACATCTCTTCTCAAATAGCGACTGCTCGAATATTCACAACAGAAGAGCTAGAGCTCGCCACCGATGGCTTCCATGGAAGCCGAGTACTTGGCCATGGAGGATATGGCACTGTATATAAAGGAATACTCCCTGGCGATATGCCAGTTGCAATCAAGAAATCAAAATTAGTGGACGAGACCCAAATTGAACAATTCATCAATGAAGTTGTTATCCTCTCTCAGATCAAGCACAAGAATGTAGTTAAGCTCTTGGGTTGTTGTTTAGAGACTCAAGTCCCTTTGCTGGTCTATGAGTTCATCTCCAATGGAACACTCTACCAGCATCTTCATGCAGTGAAAACCTCTGCTGCATCTCACATGAACTGGGAGACTCGTCTGAGAATTGCAGTGGAAACCGCTGCAGCATTAGCCTACTTGCATGGAGTGACTTCCACACCCATCATTCACAGGGACGTTAAGTCTACAAACATACTAGTGGATGACAACTACATTGCTAAAGTATCAGACTTTGGAGCTTCAAGACTTGTTCCTCATAACAGGACTCATGTCACAACAGTGGTGCAAGGGACACTTGGTTACTTGGACCCGGAATATTTTCACACTGGTCTGCTTACTGATAAGAGCGATGTGTATAGCTTTGGGGTGGTTCTTGTGGAGTTGCTGACCAGGGAGAATCCAGTGTCATTTGGCAGGGCAAAAGATGATGGCAACTTGGCCTTTCATTTCGTTACGTTAGTGGAGGAAAATAGGTTGATTGAAGGACTTGATAAAGAGACAATAGAAGAGGCTGGGATAATGCAGTTGCTAGCAGTGGCTCAGCTCGCAAAGAGATGCTTGAATGTCAAAGGGGAAGAGAGACCGACGATGAAAGAAGTTGCAGTTGAGCTCGAGGCCCTGAGAAGGCTCATGCACCAGCATTTTGTGCAAGAGGGGAAGGTTTACCGAACAAGTACTTCGACAAGTCTTACAATATATGACACGGCCATGCAAGATTCCATGAAAAGCATGGAAAGCCATCTTCTAAGTGAACCAATCATCCGTGAGCCACGGTAA
- the LOC120258525 gene encoding protein BCCIP homolog, whose product MEIIQADFGFFDPKPGDFGGVKLLLQNYLDNKPWDLSGFVDLILEQTTVGTVVKSDGGDDQGDEVNDDEDDLYAVISALNLGRYAEHECIRELKKFLFEACGDENVKKKLRTLLEKQANEVGLLVSQRFVNCPHQLVPPLYDALFDEVSWATEDEPTQELRDSFHFKCYLLVTRIYMRKKVDQQKTVTSPDCNEAVVYIKAEDEIFQELSSFSFTFRLHNEQLVPYELRNYNPVGLVMVIKAEAVPKFRERLKSLLAES is encoded by the exons ATGGAAATAATCCAAGCTGATTTCGGGTTCTTCGACCCAAAACCCGGGGATTTTGGCGGCGTGAAACTGCTTCTCCAGAACTACTTGGACAATAAGCCCTGGGATCTTAGTGGATTTGTGGATCTCATCTTGGAGCAGACCACCGTCGGGACCGTCGTCAAATCAGATGGCGGCGATGATCAGGGTGACGAggtgaatgatgatgaagatgatttgtATGCCGTCATCAGCGCTCTTAATCTTGGGAGATACGCA GAGCATGAGTGCATTCGCGAGCTTAAAAAGTTTCTATTTGAAGCTTGTGGTGATGAAAATGTGAAGAAGAAGTTGAGAACTCTGCTTGAAAAGCAAGCAAACGAAGTGGGTTTATTGGTCTCACAGAGGTTTGTCAACTGCCCACATCAGTTGGTGCCTCCTCTCTATGATGCCCTGTTTGATGAGGTTTCTTGGGCGACAGAAGATGAG CCCACACAAGAGCTTCGAGACTCATTTCATTTCAAGTGCTACCTCTTAGTGACCAGAATCTACATG agaaaaaaagttgACCAGCAGAAGACAGTGACCAGTCCTGATTGTAATGAGGCTGTTGTTTACATCAAAGCAGAAGATGAAATTTTTCAAGAG ctttcttcattttcctttaCCTTTAGACTACACAATGAGCAATTGGTTCCCTACGAG CTAAGGAATTACAATCCGGTAGGCCTTGTTATGGTCATAAAGGCTGAGGCAGTTCCAAAGTTCCGTGAGAGGTTGAAGTCTTTACTAGCTGAATCTTAG